In the Corythoichthys intestinalis isolate RoL2023-P3 chromosome 12, ASM3026506v1, whole genome shotgun sequence genome, one interval contains:
- the ackr3a gene encoding atypical chemokine receptor 3a: protein MSLSTSEMEDLWESLGELNFSDSFSNISHSVDSTVCPTAFNRRALLHSMCVLYTFIFVVGLAANALVLWVNFRAQRDSAPRHETHTYIAHLAVADLCVCLTLPVWVSSLAQHGHWPFGEAACKVTHLLFSVNLFGSIFFLACMSVDRYLSVTRHRENQGGARRKLARRSVCIGVWFLALVSSLPDTYFVRTVKASHGGSVLCRAVYPEENPTEWMVGVQLSFILLGFVLPFPVIAFFYALLARAFARTSTPSSTVEQERRVSRRVILAYIVVFLGCWGPYHGVLLADSLSQMGALPLTCGLENFLYVAVHLTQCLSLLHCCFNPILYNFINRNYRYDLMKAFIFKYSTRTGLARLIETSNASDAEYSAVAADNPPQI, encoded by the coding sequence ATGAGCCTAAGCACCAGCGAGATGGAGGACCTGTGGGAGTCCTTGGGCGAGCTCaacttctctgatagcttttccaACATTTCACACAGTGTGGACAGCACGGTATGCCCCACAGCGTTCAACCGTCGTGCCCTGCTCCACTCTATGTGTGTCCTCTACACCTTCATCTTCGTGGTGGGGCTGGCGGCCAACGCTCTGGTCCTGTGGGTGAATTTCCGTGCCCAGCGGGACTCCGCCCCTCGCCACGAGACCCACACGTACATTGCCCACCTGGCCGTGGCCGACCTGTGCGTGTGCCTCACCCTGCCCGTGTGGGTGAGCTCGCTGGCCCAGCACGGCCACTGGCCCTTCGGCGAGGCAGCGTGCAAAGTCACTCACCTGCTGTTTTCCGTCAATCTTTTCGGGAGCATCTTCTTCCTGGCCTGCATGAGCGTGGACCGCTACCTGAGCGTGACGCGCCACCGAGAAAACCAGGGTGGGGCGCGGCGCAAGTTAGCACGCCGCTCAGTGTGCATCGGGGTCTGGTTCCTGGCTCTTGTATCCTCCTTGCCAGACACTTACTTTGTACGTACGGTGAAGGCGTCGCACGGAGGCAGCGTGCTTTGCAGGGCTGTATACCCCGAGGAGAACCCCACCGAGTGGATGGTCGGCGTCCAGCTGAGTTTCATCCTCTTGGGCTTCGTCCTCCCCTTCCCAGTCATCGCATTCTTCTACGCGCTACTGGCCAGAGCCTTCGCCCGCACGTCGACGCCGTCTTCCACGGTGGAGCAGGAGCGGCGCGTGAGTCGACGGGTGATCCTGGCCTACATCGTGGTGTTCCTGGGCTGCTGGGGGCCTTATCATGGCGTACTGCTGGCCGACTCGCTCTCCCAGATGGGTGCGCTGCCTCTGACCTGCGGCCTGGAGAACTTCCTCTACGTGGCTGTCCACCTTACCCAGTGCCTGTCCTTACTGCACTGTTGCTTCAACCCCATCCTCTACAACTTCATTAATCGGAACTACCGCTATGACCTCATGAAGGCCTTCATCTTCAAGTACTCCACACGGACCGGTTTGGCGCGACTCATTGAGACGTCCAACGCATCCGATGCAGAGTACTCGGCCGTGGCTGCAGACAATCCACCGCAGATATGA